A genomic stretch from Spongiibacter nanhainus includes:
- a CDS encoding GFA family protein has product MITGECFCGTVKYQIDGALSEGRCCHCSRCRKLYGAASSAYAELLEPGSFSWVAGEDKVQRFITNGDPEQGEWGLGFCKTCSSMLCGMHGGEVHGVALGSVNGDPGVEIAMHIHVGSKAPWDHIGGPAPRYDTVPDEL; this is encoded by the coding sequence ATGATTACCGGTGAGTGTTTCTGCGGCACGGTTAAATACCAGATAGACGGTGCCCTGTCCGAAGGGCGCTGCTGCCACTGCTCCCGCTGCCGCAAGCTTTACGGTGCTGCGTCGTCGGCCTATGCCGAATTGCTGGAGCCCGGAAGTTTCAGCTGGGTGGCCGGGGAAGACAAGGTACAACGTTTTATTACCAATGGTGATCCCGAGCAGGGAGAGTGGGGGCTCGGGTTTTGTAAAACCTGCTCGTCCATGCTGTGCGGTATGCACGGGGGCGAGGTGCACGGTGTGGCCTTGGGCTCAGTTAATGGTGATCCCGGTGTCGAGATAGCCATGCACATTCATGTCGGCTCAAAAGCACCCTGGGATCATATTGGTGGGCCGGCACCCCGCTACGACACCGTGCCCGACGAGCTGTGA
- a CDS encoding class I SAM-dependent methyltransferase: MGFYDDRILPSIIDRACSMEPVMALREAVVPLAKGRVLEVGMGSGVNLPLYRAEQVEWVWGLEPSRGMRRKAQKNLRQSPVDVHWLDLPGEAIPLDDNSVDTVLLTFTLCTIPDWQTALQQMRRVLKPNGKLLFAEHGLASCQHIQRWQHWITPVWKKFAGGCHLNRDIPDLLQQGGFTIDELQQRYVDKAPKIAGYVYWGEAS, encoded by the coding sequence ATGGGTTTCTACGACGACAGGATTCTCCCCAGCATTATTGACCGCGCCTGCTCCATGGAACCGGTTATGGCACTGCGCGAAGCTGTGGTGCCGCTGGCCAAGGGCCGGGTTCTGGAAGTGGGTATGGGCAGCGGCGTCAATCTGCCTCTTTACCGCGCCGAGCAGGTGGAGTGGGTATGGGGCCTGGAGCCATCCCGGGGTATGCGCCGCAAGGCGCAAAAAAATCTCCGTCAATCCCCCGTAGACGTTCACTGGCTGGACTTACCCGGCGAGGCTATCCCGCTGGATGACAACAGCGTCGACACGGTACTGCTCACCTTTACCTTGTGCACCATCCCCGATTGGCAAACAGCCTTGCAACAAATGCGGCGGGTACTGAAGCCTAACGGCAAGCTACTATTTGCAGAGCACGGCCTGGCCAGCTGCCAGCACATACAGCGCTGGCAACACTGGATTACCCCGGTGTGGAAAAAGTTCGCCGGCGGCTGTCACCTCAACCGGGATATTCCCGACTTGCTGCAACAGGGCGGCTTCACCATCGACGAGCTGCAACAACGCTATGTCGACAAGGCCCCCAAGATCGCCGGCTATGTCTACTGGGGTGAGGCCAGCTAA
- a CDS encoding chorismate--pyruvate lyase family protein: MYAFAANSRQTREPRWRSASQFVLDTPPPGVAGWLLDRGSLTAHLRRVSGGQFHVQVLRQRWGLPQLSERQLLGMGDREWGLIREVLLCCHGEPWVYARSVLPAKSLCGRLRRLRRLDNRPLGHLLFSEPSMERIPYQIARFGADQLPLQGLDSSAQMWGRRSCFLLQGRPIMVSEIFLPSFQPW; encoded by the coding sequence TTGTACGCGTTTGCAGCTAATTCTCGCCAGACTCGCGAACCGCGCTGGCGTAGCGCTAGTCAGTTTGTATTAGACACTCCTCCACCGGGAGTCGCCGGCTGGCTGCTGGATCGCGGCTCCCTGACCGCCCACCTGCGCCGGGTATCCGGTGGCCAGTTCCATGTGCAGGTTTTGCGCCAGCGCTGGGGTTTGCCGCAGCTTTCTGAGCGCCAATTGCTGGGCATGGGGGATCGGGAGTGGGGCTTGATCCGGGAAGTGCTGCTGTGCTGCCACGGCGAGCCTTGGGTCTATGCCCGCAGTGTGCTGCCGGCCAAATCACTCTGTGGTCGTTTGCGGCGCCTGCGTCGTTTGGACAACAGGCCCCTCGGTCACCTGCTGTTTAGCGAACCCAGTATGGAGCGCATTCCCTACCAGATTGCCCGCTTTGGTGCCGACCAGTTACCGCTGCAGGGTTTGGATTCCAGCGCGCAAATGTGGGGGCGGCGCTCCTGTTTTTTGTTGCAGGGCCGGCCCATCATGGTCAGCGAGATATTTCTGCCGTCGTTTCAGCCCTGGTAG
- a CDS encoding dicarboxylate/amino acid:cation symporter produces MTASAPATKFKLALHWQIAIAIALAIIIGAAVNPDSQLLGVKLLDAFSFIGTLFLNALKMLIVPLVMASIISGMAGIGGDNLERLGGKTLLFYACSSLVAILIGLTVVNIVQPGGGDTQALAATITPDDPALSSTLEKVEGRSAADVVDVFIRMIPTNVVAAAAEGQMLGMIFFSLLYGFFLARSDSEHAEVQLNFWQGLMDIMTSMTMWVMKFAPIGVFGLVAKTVTSTGFAAFEPMLKFFLAALAALLIHAFVALPLILRFIGRVSPKRHYQAMAPAMLTAFSTASSSATLPLTMECVQDKSGVSKRTSGFVLPLGATVNMDGTALYECVAAMFIAQVYGLDLSFGQQFTVVMVALLTSIGVAGIPAASLVAISVILGAIGLPLEGIGLLLVTDRILDMVRTSVNVFSDSCAAVVIARTEGEETLIGLDKTGKANAV; encoded by the coding sequence ATGACCGCTTCCGCGCCCGCCACCAAGTTCAAACTGGCACTGCACTGGCAAATCGCCATCGCCATTGCCCTGGCTATCATTATTGGTGCCGCCGTCAACCCGGATTCCCAACTGCTGGGAGTCAAGCTGCTGGATGCCTTTAGCTTTATCGGCACGCTGTTTCTCAACGCCCTGAAAATGCTGATTGTGCCATTGGTCATGGCGTCGATTATCAGCGGCATGGCGGGCATCGGCGGTGACAACCTGGAGCGCCTGGGAGGTAAAACCCTGCTGTTCTATGCCTGCAGCAGCCTGGTCGCCATTCTGATCGGCTTAACCGTGGTCAACATTGTGCAACCCGGTGGCGGCGATACCCAAGCGCTGGCGGCGACCATTACCCCCGACGACCCGGCCCTGAGCAGCACTCTGGAGAAGGTCGAAGGCCGCAGCGCCGCCGATGTGGTGGACGTGTTTATCCGCATGATCCCCACCAATGTGGTGGCCGCCGCTGCCGAAGGGCAGATGCTGGGGATGATCTTTTTTAGTCTTCTGTACGGCTTCTTCCTGGCCCGCAGCGACTCGGAGCACGCCGAAGTCCAGCTCAACTTCTGGCAGGGGCTGATGGACATCATGACCAGCATGACCATGTGGGTGATGAAGTTTGCTCCCATCGGGGTATTTGGCCTAGTCGCCAAAACCGTGACGAGTACCGGCTTTGCCGCCTTTGAGCCGATGTTGAAGTTCTTCCTCGCCGCCCTCGCCGCCCTGTTGATACACGCCTTCGTGGCGCTGCCGCTGATCCTCCGTTTTATCGGCCGGGTTAGCCCCAAACGCCACTATCAGGCCATGGCGCCGGCAATGCTGACGGCATTTTCCACGGCCTCCAGCTCGGCCACGCTGCCGCTAACCATGGAGTGCGTACAGGACAAATCGGGAGTGTCGAAACGAACCAGCGGTTTTGTTTTGCCGCTGGGCGCCACCGTGAATATGGACGGCACTGCACTTTATGAATGCGTTGCGGCCATGTTTATCGCCCAGGTCTACGGCCTGGACCTGAGCTTTGGCCAGCAATTTACCGTGGTCATGGTGGCTCTGCTCACCTCCATCGGAGTCGCCGGTATTCCCGCCGCCAGCCTGGTGGCGATTTCGGTAATTCTCGGTGCCATCGGCCTGCCTTTGGAAGGCATCGGCTTGCTGCTGGTTACCGACCGCATTCTGGATATGGTGCGCACCTCGGTGAACGTATTTAGCGACTCCTGCGCGGCGGTGGTAATCGCTCGCACTGAAGGTGAGGAAACCTTGATCGGCCTGGACAAGACCGGGAAGGCCAACGCCGTCTAG
- a CDS encoding DUF1772 domain-containing protein: MAAFVLVLVATPLLCALVAGFLFTYAVVVMPGFKVLEDRAFIRAFQVTDGVIQRGQPIFMVVWLGSVLGIMLSALLGLSRLHGVDLVALLLTGLGYLVGVQLPTIFIHLPLNKSLQAVDTELADAEDIARARSRFEDRWNRANGIRTAVAVLTTLLLMILLLRI, encoded by the coding sequence ATGGCAGCGTTTGTCTTGGTACTGGTTGCGACCCCATTGCTGTGTGCCCTGGTGGCCGGGTTTCTGTTTACCTATGCGGTTGTGGTGATGCCGGGATTCAAGGTGTTGGAAGATCGGGCTTTTATCCGCGCCTTTCAGGTAACCGACGGTGTGATTCAACGGGGCCAGCCCATTTTTATGGTGGTGTGGTTGGGCTCGGTACTGGGCATCATGCTGTCTGCTTTGCTGGGCTTAAGTCGCTTGCACGGGGTGGATTTGGTTGCCCTGTTGTTGACTGGATTGGGCTATTTGGTAGGTGTGCAATTGCCGACCATTTTTATCCATTTGCCCTTAAACAAATCCCTGCAGGCAGTGGATACTGAGCTTGCCGACGCGGAGGATATAGCCCGCGCCAGGTCTCGGTTTGAGGACCGCTGGAATCGCGCCAACGGTATTCGCACCGCTGTCGCGGTGCTGACAACGCTGCTGCTAATGATCTTATTACTGCGTATTTAA
- a CDS encoding oxidoreductase, whose translation MGFTENDLTDQSGKTFLITGANTGLGYETARALALKGGQVWLACRSEQKAQAAMDRIKTLAPNAQLGFVALDLGDLEQVAQAAEHIKSLGKLDVLINNAGLMTPPLGHTAQGFESQMGVNHLGHFALVGRLADKLLADDTRIVVLSSLAHTGGVIDWDDLHANRRYSAMKRYQASKLANMMFGLELERRLRKQHTQAKCVICHPGIAATELMRHMPLPIEKLATPALKLLFNSSAAGAWPTLLAATEDIEGGSYWGPTGIRETRGKAGPARIARRALKEDQAKRLWDLSVELTGVNPGL comes from the coding sequence ATGGGATTCACAGAAAACGACTTAACGGATCAGTCCGGCAAAACCTTTTTAATTACCGGCGCCAACACCGGGCTGGGCTATGAGACCGCCCGAGCACTGGCATTAAAGGGCGGCCAGGTCTGGCTGGCTTGCCGCTCTGAGCAAAAAGCCCAGGCCGCGATGGACAGAATAAAAACCCTCGCTCCCAATGCCCAACTCGGGTTTGTAGCCTTGGACCTGGGTGATCTTGAGCAAGTTGCCCAGGCCGCTGAACATATCAAAAGCCTGGGTAAACTCGATGTATTGATCAATAACGCCGGCTTGATGACGCCCCCGCTGGGCCACACTGCCCAGGGCTTTGAAAGCCAGATGGGCGTTAACCACCTAGGCCACTTTGCGCTGGTAGGCAGGCTCGCAGATAAGCTTTTGGCAGACGATACCCGCATTGTGGTGTTATCCAGCCTGGCCCACACCGGCGGTGTCATCGACTGGGATGATTTGCATGCCAATCGTCGATACAGCGCCATGAAACGCTACCAGGCCAGCAAGTTGGCCAACATGATGTTTGGTCTGGAGTTGGAGCGGCGCCTGCGCAAACAGCATACCCAAGCAAAGTGCGTTATCTGTCACCCCGGTATCGCGGCAACAGAGCTTATGCGGCACATGCCTCTACCGATAGAGAAACTGGCTACGCCGGCCTTAAAGCTGCTGTTTAACTCCTCGGCCGCCGGAGCATGGCCCACCCTCCTCGCCGCCACAGAAGATATTGAAGGCGGCAGCTATTGGGGCCCCACGGGGATTCGCGAAACCCGAGGCAAAGCCGGACCCGCGCGCATCGCCAGGCGCGCACTGAAAGAGGACCAGGCCAAACGGCTGTGGGATCTGTCAGTGGAGCTGACCGGGGTCAATCCCGGACTGTAA
- a CDS encoding GFA family protein — protein sequence MTASTHQCICGCGQTAFTVSAPALFRIYCHCTICQRFNDAPFADVLIFKRDDVVLPAAEAVSFDTYKPPPNVQRGKCASCGVPAVELFDIPLLPKLVMVPAGMFGFQDSLPDAAMHLFYDKRQADIDDALPKYSGFLPSQWAILSQLWSARRRAQ from the coding sequence ATGACAGCGTCAACACACCAGTGCATCTGTGGCTGTGGTCAAACCGCCTTTACCGTTTCAGCGCCGGCACTGTTTAGAATTTACTGCCACTGCACGATTTGTCAGCGATTCAATGACGCACCCTTTGCCGATGTGCTGATATTCAAGCGCGACGACGTTGTGCTGCCGGCTGCGGAGGCGGTGAGTTTCGATACCTATAAGCCGCCGCCCAATGTGCAGCGCGGCAAGTGTGCGTCCTGCGGTGTGCCAGCTGTCGAGCTGTTTGATATACCCCTGTTACCCAAGCTGGTAATGGTACCGGCGGGCATGTTTGGGTTTCAGGATTCTCTGCCGGATGCCGCCATGCACTTGTTTTACGACAAGCGCCAAGCCGATATCGATGACGCACTGCCAAAATATAGCGGTTTTCTGCCCAGCCAGTGGGCCATCCTCTCTCAACTGTGGTCTGCCCGACGGCGGGCGCAATAG